The window ACTTTTCTCTCTAAGCACCCGCCTCCTGAAAAAGATCCTGCTTTTTCTGTCATCCGATTCTACATGGCATGTGAGGCATCACCTGAGACTATGCATTGGGCATGCCCTAAACGGTAAAGCGAAGGCCAAAAGTCTGGGAGCTTCGACCAGACGCGAACAGATTCGAAACGAGCCGCCAGTCACGCGTCCGCTGTCCTTCTCCCCCCATTTATTTCGTGCCGCTGCGTTGCTGTCGCCTGGTCCGGTTCCCAATCTCATCGCCAAGCAATCACTCTAGCCCTCCCCACCAGCGTGACCTCGGCAGTATGGCGAGCCCGCAGTGCTGCGCGAACCCGCCGACGCTCAACCCCGCCGCCGGCGAGGGCAAGGTCGTGGACAGCTTTGGCGGGATCAAGGCGTACGTCGCCGGCGCCCAAGAGTCCAAGGCCGCCGTCGTTCTCATCTCCGACGTCTACGGTAATTGATTTCGGCCAGAATTCTTCTCTATTCGTATTCAAGTTCGGTTGCCGGGGATAGTGACGATTAACGGCCGTTCCCGTTTTCTGCGTGCAGGGTTTGATGCGCCGAATCTGAGGTAGTATACTTGTTTGTGCTTTCTGACATCACGAGTTTTGTTTTATACCCATATCTCTTAGTTTAGCATAGGTATGTTCGTACAGTCGGTAGATTCCGTTCTGTCCCCGTTTGGCGGCATTCATCAATAGTGATAAAATCATCACGCCATTTAGCAACGGTGTTGCTTTTCGCCTGCCGTTTTTGCCGAGTCGTGCGTACTGTCTAAAAAATGGGCAGTTTCGTCCTCAGAGGCCATCTGATAATAATACTTCGGTGCTGGGTGTGGAAGTCGATCCGCACCAGAAGGACGAAGGATACTCGAATTGCAGTCGCTGCATAGAAGTTCCTCATTATTCTCACACACTTTGGGCAAATATGTAACTGGAAGGTTCACACAATTTATGGCTGAGATTTTAGCCCAGCTGTTAATTTCTGAATAGTTTCTTGTGGGCTTCTATTTTATGACGCCCTGTGCCCTCTACTTTAGTTTATCACAATTCACAATGAAGGAGTTCTCTGATGTAGCTTCTTTCCTCTCTCCTCTTGAAGGAAGATAGCCGATAAAGTTGCTTCGTCTGGATATTTTGTTGTGGTGCCAGATTTCTTACATGGGGATCCATTTGtacctgaagacgctgacagacCAATAGCAGTGTGGATAAAGGAGCATACCCCGGTTTGTTGTCTCCTGATTCCCTGAAACCTTGTTCTTGTATTTCTCCTGTAAATGTTCAGGCCACGTTGCTTTAGTTTATGTTTAAGCTATATGTTTCGAAAGCTGTCCAGTTTCCATCGCATGACATTGCTGGCCTTTTGTACTTAGATTCGGACAGTGTTAACTAAGTAACCGAGGGTGGGAAGTTATGATAAAACCAATAGGTCCAAACCTAACATGTATATGGCAGCATGTTATGACTTTGTGAGAATATGTGTAGGATATTGACTGATTGTGTCCTGTTCTTCCACCAACGTGGATAAGCTCTCCTGGGTCAGAAGAATAGAATGGAGACGCTCTACTGAGCTGATAGGGGTTTGAGTTACTTCTCACTGAATGTGATGTCACATCTAATATAAACGAATAAATTGTGCTTTTATACAGGGAAAAGCATTTGAAGAGGCAAAACCTGTTATTGCTGCTCTAAAGGAACAAGGAGCGTCTAGTGTTGGGGCTGCAGGTTATTGCTGGGGTGGTAAGCACTGTTTTGTTTTGTTACATCTGAACCCAAATTCTAAGGTTTAACCTGCTAAGCATTGTGCTTCTTCTCCCTACATATCAGCAAAGGTAGTTGCAGAGTTAGCAAAAGCTAATGAGATCCAGGCAGCCGTTATGTCGCACCCTTCATTTGTTACTGTTGATGATATAAAAGGTAATATCTCTTCCTTGAGAATTATATATACTCACTTAAATTGTTCCATTTGAAAGGTTTCAGATTCTTACACTACGACATGTGCTATATCTCAGAGGTGAAATGCCCCATCGCTATACTTGGAGCTGAAACTGACAAAACATCCCCACCAGAATTGGTCAAGCAGTTCGAGCAGGTTCTAGCCTCTTCTAACTCTGGGGTAAGTTCTCATTTCGAGCAACCCGGTCTTCAAACCAACCATGATGTACTCAAGCTATAGAATATGTGATATAACAAAGGCTAAACTAATTGTCAAATTTGGAGCTGCCCTGGTGCGGAACTGTATCTGACCAGAATGTTGTCTGGTTGTTCCGGCATCACTTGTTTCTACTTCCTTCCCAAATTATGTACCAATTTGCCTTTTGATGTTAAAGTAGGTATCAGACATTTTGCAATTAAGAGCCATCCAGGCTTCATGGCTTTTACTTTACGAGCCCCTGGTCAAACCTTAGCATTTTATAGTTACAAGCTAGTGTTATTATCCATCTGAGCATCTTGTTTTCTTGAAAGTGAGAAGGTATTATTCTATTTCTATCTAATATTCACTAGTATTAAAGGTATCATGATGAAAAAGAGGGAAAAGGACGTAATATTGTCTGAAAATTAAGTCAGAAAGTACAGTAGAATGTGCATAAATTGGAGACACATTATTGTTTGAGAACTCGAGCTCAAAATCTCCCATCCTGATACGATATCTTATGGAACTACAGATTGCTAACTTTGTCAAGATCTTCCCTGGGGTTTCTCATGGATGGACCGTGAGATACAAAAGCGAAGACGCAGCTGCTGTGAAGAGCGCTGAGGAAGCCCTGGTGGACATGGTTGACTGGTTTAACAAGAACCTCAAGTGAACCTAATGAATTAGCGGCCATCCTTTTGTAATA is drawn from Aegilops tauschii subsp. strangulata cultivar AL8/78 chromosome 1, Aet v6.0, whole genome shotgun sequence and contains these coding sequences:
- the LOC109778325 gene encoding endo-1,3;1,4-beta-D-glucanase encodes the protein MASPQCCANPPTLNPAAGEGKVVDSFGGIKAYVAGAQESKAAVVLISDVYGFDAPNLRKIADKVASSGYFVVVPDFLHGDPFVPEDADRPIAVWIKEHTPGKAFEEAKPVIAALKEQGASSVGAAGYCWGAKVVAELAKANEIQAAVMSHPSFVTVDDIKEVKCPIAILGAETDKTSPPELVKQFEQVLASSNSGIANFVKIFPGVSHGWTVRYKSEDAAAVKSAEEALVDMVDWFNKNLK